GTGTTGATACATaagagaagcacacacacctcTAAGGCCATTGAGTTCTCCTACCCAACAATGTTCATCTTTCTGTGAGATGatctgaggaagagagagaaaaaaaaaaccaatggGATAAGAATTGGAGAGAGATTGTTGTGTATTGTGTAcatgactgaaaacaacaagtagggttttgtttgtttatgtctcTGTATAAGTCAGTCAATAAATCACTCACAGTGATGATGTCATTCTTTCTGAAGCCCAGTTCATCGTCATCGTGTCGCTCAAAGTCCAGCAAAGCCTTTGCCCGTCTCCGCCGGTTGCGGGACACAACAAGGAAGTTTTCATGATCTCGCTGGTGGCTCTCCATGGAGTAGTCAGGAGTTAGGTCCTGGGGAGACAAGGTGGGAGACCTCAGGTCAAAATTGATTAAACTGATGATTTAATAATAGATTTGATGGTATTAcaatattaaatttaatttacatgttCTTATTTTGGTTGATTCACAGTCCACAACAGGACATAAAGCACACTGTCCTTGCAATGCAGTGTCTGAACTCACCGTACTGGAGTGACATGGGTCTAAACAGTGGAAGTGCTCTGCTGTGCGAGCTATCGCCTCTCGCAGGGCGGCCACCAGCTCTGTCTGCTTAATGTTCTTGGACTTTAGGGCCTCTGCCTCATCCTCCCCAAACAGCAGGGAGCTCAGGGTGGACTTCCTGCGCAGGGACTGTCTCCTGACCACCtgctcatacacaaacacaaaataatttttttttttttttttactactttcGATAAAAAGAATGGATACATACACCTCTTAATCTGTGCAAACCATGTGACTATTTTTTGAGAATTTATATTTCAGAGCAATTTGCAACTGACCTTGTTGAGATTTGAGTTTAGCGTTGTGTTGTTTCCGTTGCTGAGCTGCGCCTGTTCATTTAGGATATAAGCTAGGTGCTTGTGTCGGTGGGCTTCTAGAGTTTCCTGGGACAGCGTCCCTGCTAGTCTCATAGCTTCTCCGAGAACTGCGGGCCCATCTCTCAGCTGGCTTGGCAAGTCCGACAGAGTATTAAAAATGGAGGCAGAGTTCTCTGATGAGACAAGCTCCTCCTCCTGGGGCCGTGGAATAAATTTCACAAGGGTTAATAGTCAACATATACAGTTTGCACTATACAGCATCTGTATCAGGGAGTTATGACTCAGAAAACAGGTAGTGTAGTGTAAATACCTTGATCTTGAGCATGCCCAGTGTGACCTGGAAGAGCACCAATGAGCCCTGGTAGAAGAGTAGATCCCAGATCCTAAGGAGCAGACGGATGTCCACCACACTGGCAAATGATGTCAGGAACCAATGGAGCGTGATCAGAGACAGCTCTGGATGTGTAAAGAGGAGAGGGTTATTTACTGTATGCTACAGACTGTTAATTAGTCTTTGTTTAGTATTAGTCTAGCACAATTAGTCAATGTCATTTCACAATTACtatgttttttaattaatggcTGAAAGGTGGTGGGTAAACATTAATCAAATGTTGCCTCTCTGAGCCCATGCACCACACTTTCTCTATCTTTCCTAACATCCATCCTTACCTATGTCATGCTCCTGCAGAAGGCGGTCGAGGGCTGGCAGGTACTGAACAATGAGCTGACGGAGAACCCTCTGGTCCGTTTGGACGCCCagcagagtggaggagaagtAGGATGGAGGAAGGAGGTCTTCGATCAGGGCACACATCATCCATagcacatcctcctcctcaagaaagagcagcagacaggaaACCACCTGGGGCAAACAAGGCATAGATGTGGgaaagagacagggaaaagGGGAGTAGTGAAGATGGAAAAGGTAACAGGACAGacaataagtaaataaaatatatacttAGAAAAGTGTGTGTCTATTTATCTCTGCTCACTGGGTTGGCTAGAGTACTGTCATTTCTTATGGTGACACTGGGTTTTGTATGTAGAGGTTCTCACCATGCCGGTACCCTGACAGTACCCAATGTCTGGGTAGAGCCAGGCTAGGCCTCTCAACACCCGTCTTAGCCTTGGCACTCCAACACTGGTCAGACTACTGAAACAGGCATTGGTGGGCATAGTCCGTAACAGGTCCTTCTCTATCTGAGGGACAAAAGACAATAAAGAACAATTGCATCATGATCACATAGAACATTAAGAAAGGTGGTGGTGTTGGGTTTGGTGGGTGACATAGCACCACCCCCTTGTCCCCggtacatcacacacacactacatctcCATCTtacagcttgtgtttttcttccatgtGAATGTACAATGGAAAATGCTGATTAAAAAGTGTTATGCTTCAGTGCTTTATTTACGTGTGTACATGTAGCTCAGGATTTTACCTGTTTCGCTGTGGTGGAGTCCTCATTGGAGCTGTTCTTAATGATTTCTCTGTAGGAAATCTCAGaggtcctcttcttctgcagtgctCCAGACAGCCGCATCCAAAGCTAGCAAACCAGCAATTGTTAAAGCTTTTATTGTCTCCTTGGAAATAactaaaaaatgtaaacactcaAAGGCAACTATAGCTCTCGTGACaagttaaatttttatttttcacattaaaaaatgtcaatttcagGCAGTATTTTAGCCCAATGTGAACCACTTCAAGTCTAGCCAGTGCCACAAATAGTTCACCGTTGCTGTGCAAGTCTGCTTACCTGTGGCCTCATGCTGTGAGGTATGCCCCCTAGCACCAAGGAACGCAGACGCTCAGACCGTGGAAGGACAGGATCAATAAGCTCCCAGGTCAGGTCACCCACTGTGTGGTTGTGGGTGAACTCCAGGTGGGCTTGCCAGCGCAATCGCTGCTGAGGGTCTTCATGCTGGGGTGAGCCTTCAGTGCCCAGCCACGACCTGGGCTCCTCACCGtctgagggagaagaggaaataTATCAGGATCTGGTAGAGGACTGGCACTGGTCTTTTTTTGTAACCATAATGTTAACACAGCTAAGCACCATgtgtgaactgaggaggccggAAATGCTGAAATTGGTAGCAGGTAGAACTGTAACGTAACCAAGCATGACAGACAcgagaggacagagggaaaacaaaacacactgggaAAGGAAGTCAGTGACTCTGACTGAGATAATTACCCAAATAGaactctgacaggaaacacacactgtactcaATTATTATGTGTACGTATTAAGtattcagggaaaaaaaacaaccactaTTAACTATCTCAACAATCAGCTGAGTGCAGAAAATAtactgctgctgtcactcaATTTGTGTTCATAATCTAACAACTGAACCCAGATTTAAAGATTTCCATTTATGTAcacattacacatacacattaccTTCAGTGTCCACTCTGAAGCCAAACTCATCATATTGGAGTTCAGGCTGTTCTGTGGAGTCTTTCTGGAGAGACAAATAAGCGACGTGTATTAAGTCCACATCTCAAAGAGAAGCAATGACTTTGAAAGACCCTGCTGAAGACAGCCCCAGCCTCTCTAAGCATCTTAAATGCCAGTTAGCACTACAGTCCAGATGTCAGTGTCACATGAAGACAAAGCTACTGaggctcttttgtttttctttatattctATCACGGTATGCTGATGGGTCATTGCTTGAAATCTTATTTTCTGCCGTTTGGTTCTTTAGAGTTGACGTGTTTCATTTGAGCATTATTTCTCCTTGTAATATTTCCTCATTCTTTTCATTCTCTATTTATTGtcagtaaaacaaaagaaatactTATGGAAGGTTTGCACATAAACAACAATGTACAAAGTCACATCCTCACTTGATGGTACTTGGCCAAAATGTCCTGAGGCCACATGCTTGGGGTGAGCGCAGAGAATGGGCCACCAGGGGCTGGTGTGTAGGTTCCTAAAACAAGAGACAAACTTATGTGTCAGGAAAAACTGTTActtaaacagaaaatatgacACATActgttaaaaccacaaatgagATATTAAAAGATACCCTTAAGCAAAAAGTAAGGCATTCACATCTGATAAAATTTAATATAACAAATCAAATATTAACCATTCATGTTATTTCTGTAATCCAAGGTCAGTGTGCATTTGTGGACATGAATGTTTGCTGATAACCAGAAACAAATTTACAGAGTCCTCCCTTAAAATCTAGAGCTTTTGGCACATAtgttgaataataataatgatattacAAATCCATACCTGACATTTTGATGGTAGTAGAGTG
The window above is part of the Toxotes jaculatrix isolate fToxJac2 chromosome 18, fToxJac2.pri, whole genome shotgun sequence genome. Proteins encoded here:
- the sgsm3 gene encoding small G protein signaling modulator 3 produces the protein MSGTYTPAPGGPFSALTPSMWPQDILAKYHQKDSTEQPELQYDEFGFRVDTEDGEEPRSWLGTEGSPQHEDPQQRLRWQAHLEFTHNHTVGDLTWELIDPVLPRSERLRSLVLGGIPHSMRPQLWMRLSGALQKKRTSEISYREIIKNSSNEDSTTAKQIEKDLLRTMPTNACFSSLTSVGVPRLRRVLRGLAWLYPDIGYCQGTGMVVSCLLLFLEEEDVLWMMCALIEDLLPPSYFSSTLLGVQTDQRVLRQLIVQYLPALDRLLQEHDIELSLITLHWFLTSFASVVDIRLLLRIWDLLFYQGSLVLFQVTLGMLKIKEEELVSSENSASIFNTLSDLPSQLRDGPAVLGEAMRLAGTLSQETLEAHRHKHLAYILNEQAQLSNGNNTTLNSNLNKVVRRQSLRRKSTLSSLLFGEDEAEALKSKNIKQTELVAALREAIARTAEHFHCLDPCHSSTDLTPDYSMESHQRDHENFLVVSRNRRRRAKALLDFERHDDDELGFRKNDIITIISQKDEHCWVGELNGLRGWFPAKFVEILDERSKEYSLAGDDSVTEAVTDLARGTLCPALKAIFQHGLKKPSILGGPCHPWLFIEEAASREVERDFNSVYSRLVLCKTYRLDEDGKVLTPEELLYRAVQSVNMSHDSAHAQMDVKFRSLVCVGLNEQVLHLWLEVLCSSVAAVEKWYHPWSFLRSPGWVQIKCELRVLSKFAFSLSQDCELPDKKEEKEQRPLKEGVQDMLVKHHLFSWDIDG